From the genome of Nicotiana tabacum cultivar K326 chromosome 17, ASM71507v2, whole genome shotgun sequence:
AAAAAGGGAAAACCGTCTCTCTATCACAATGAATCTTAAATCAACTCAACTAAATCACCAAAATTGCAGAAATCAGAAGTTGCTTCTCAATGCACATGTGACCAAACATGTTACATGAACAAGTTGGGCCTGGTAGCCTTGTATGTGGTCTTGAGTTTCCTGCTAGGTGGCCTGACTTTCTTGAACACCAAGGGGAACTTGATCTTGGAGTCATGGAACTGCTTTGTGCTCTCCCTCTTGCAAAGCTTAGCTGGAATGGTGGCTGTCTTTATGATCTGGATGCAGTGATGGCGAACTCTGTGGCGAGAAGCCATCTCAGTGTACATCTGCTCAACCGCACCATTCAGTGTGGTATCACGGTACTCCTTGTACATGTTATGATACCCAGTTCTACTCTGGTAACGGAGCCAAATACCATAATTCTTTATTTTTGTTGGGTTCTTCTCAAAGATCTAAAAAAGTTAAGCACACAATGTTATTGAGGAAGTTCAATATAACATTTATAGTTAAAGGAGACCGGGGAGTTGCTGAAATGAAACCCTGCTCACGGGGACATGAAAAATAATTcacaaaaaatgaataaatatcaGTAAATGTTAAAATCACCGCCTCAAATTTACACAGTGCAGACAGAGCAACAACCTATTTGCATGAATGAACACGAGCATAGGAATAAGTTTCAGTTGGACGTTAAACTATCCAAGACCCCCAACAACTTATTATCCACCGCTCCCCTTCCCAAAACGATTAGCAATGATAGGTAAAACTAAAGAACTACCGATATAGTGTATGTATGTTGTACAACAAAGCCTCAATCCCAAGCTAGTTGGGGTAAGTTCATGAATCCTCACCGTCTATTTTGTTCCATTTGCCTCATTTGAATATTCAATAACTTAAGATCTCTAACACTAGAAGTTCTCTAGATTTGCTTCTAACATAGACTAGAAAGATTAAAAAGTCTCTAAGCCATTATTAGACCCGCTATAAACTTAACAGCACGACTAGACCTCAATTCCAGTCAGCTGGTGCCGCCTATATCAATGTTTCCTATTCTTTTGCTAACAATTTTGCCAATATGGCTAGAACCTTAAGATTGAACATCTGGACCAATTTATACAGAAGGTTTCTACCAAGTTATTGCAGCATTTTTCAACATCCTATGGCAACTTGGAATTCCTATTGCACAGTAAGAGAAGTCCCTTCGCTCCTCTATTGAGCTTAGTGGAAATGTTCGTTAAATTTAACCCTAAACTTCTCTCCAACTTATTAGAGGTAAGGATCATGATTGCAATGCATGTTCACCCAAGAGTCATACATTGGCATTGCATTACCCGAAAGAACAAATCAATTATAATCTCAACAACTAAAACAAGAACAAAACAGACCAAAGACACAAACATGCACCAAAAACTGCTATCATTAAATGACTAATCACCCATTTCTAATACATATAATCCAAAAATACACATATACAGATACGTAACCTCATCATACCTCATTAATAGCCAGCATCTGACCATTGCTTTTCTTAACCTTCTAAGCTTACTCAAGTAATACCTTCTCTCCTCTTTTGAGCTTAGTGGAAGTCTGCCTTAAAGTTAGACCCTTAACTACCCTCCAACTTAttacccacccacccacccccaaAAAAACCACTGATTTTCTACATCACCCTCTCCCGAGCTTACCAAATACTACAATCCAACCACCAATTAGAAGTACGGATCCTGATTGCAATGCATGTTTATCTAAGCTTCATAGATTTGCATTGTGTTACCCGAAAGAACAAATCAATTAGAATCCCAACGATTAAAACCAGAAAATAACAGGCCAAAGACACAAGCAGGCACAAAAATATCTAATGATTAAATTACTAATCACCATTTCTAATGCATACAATACAAAAATACACACTTAGAGATACGTAATCTCATCATACCTCATTAATAGCCAGCATCTGACCGTTGCTCTTTTTCACCTTCTTAAGCTTCCTCAAGTAAtaccttttttattttcaaaataatcaaACAAAACCCAATTAGCATAACAATTTACCAGCATAAAAACATTAAAGAAGATCGAGAGGAAATAAAGCTGTAAATACCAGAATTTGGACTTAGCACGAACTTCATTGGTAGCCCATAACTTCATACGATAAATCTTGGGATGCTCATCTGTTTCAGAGGGCAGAGCTCTCCCGACAACCTGGTACTGATGGAACTGCAATCATGCCAACAAAACACCATTGTTTGTTAAAATCTTGAGAAGTCAGATAAGAAATGCAGAATCTTGAAAATCCACTAAAGAAAAAAAGAGCCTTTACCTTGTAGTTCACCATTTCTGCACAGCTCTCTTTCCCTCTGCACTGCGTTCGCCGAAGTGAGGAGAAGCGAAAGGGTTTTGATGTTTAAAGGGCCTCTATAGAAAACCCTAGT
Proteins encoded in this window:
- the LOC107787225 gene encoding large ribosomal subunit protein eL20, giving the protein MVNYKFHQYQVVGRALPSETDEHPKIYRMKLWATNEVRAKSKFWYYLRKLKKVKKSNGQMLAINEIFEKNPTKIKNYGIWLRYQSRTGYHNMYKEYRDTTLNGAVEQMYTEMASRHRVRHHCIQIIKTATIPAKLCKRESTKQFHDSKIKFPLVFKKVRPPSRKLKTTYKATRPNLFM